attattttgCTTTATAGGAACAGCTGGTGAATTGTCACCTAATAAGTTATATAACTCACGCTGTATTCCTGTCACCTGCGGTTTATTAACCGATGACTTCCCTTGCGCTGATACTGACACCTGGCTACCACCTTGAACGCCAGTGTCTggagatgatgattttggtttgatGTTTAGAACATCAAGAatatcagaagaagacataCTAAAATCCTTACTTCAACCCAAATTATATTAATCTCTCAACGGTAGTAGATGTATATATAGGATTCAGTTCTTGTGATTACCTATACTTATCTGAagcttctctttttcttcattcatatgatgatatacacatatgtaaagatgtttttatttaaaataaccttttcaatattcaaCAATATGGGCAAAACATGTAATTCTACTTGAAAGCATAGAGAACACTACAACATCGAGATTTATAGCTGCTGGTCCAGTATAGTGTGAATATACTCAACATATAGACTAAAAAGCAAGCTGAAAACATGCCAAACATCAAACCCATAATCTCCAGTCGGAGATATTCTCGAAAGGTTGAAAGTACTAATGAGCATTGGGAAATATTAGAAGATGGAATCAACAAGATATTCCAGGGCAAGGTTAGTGAATTGTCATTCGAGAAGTTATACACTACAGTGTATGGTTTAGtattaaacaaaaatggACCTCAGCTACAGCGAATGCTAAGTAAACTGCTTTCATATCATTTTGGTATTGTTAGGGACACATTAGAACAGCAAACAGGACTAGATGCACTCGAGAGCTTAAATTTACAATGGGATGAACAGAAAGTTTACTTAAGACAAATAAGTGATGTtttcatatatatggaCTTAGTTTATTCCAAACGAGAAAATAAACCGGATGTTTCATCGTTAGGGTCAAGGCTATTTGTGAACCAAGTTATCGAACCAGTTTCGGATATGCTCAAGGAGTCGTTAATTGATGAGATCAATAAAGCTAGAACAACATTCAATGAATATGCAGGCCTCGAAATTGTAAAAAATGCTATTTCTGTGTTAGCTAAATTGGAGATGAAGGAAGGAATGAGTAGTATCTTCCTAACTGATTTTGAACCATTTCTCCTGGAACGTTCAGAGATATATTATAAGTCGTTACATGAAAGATTGCAGCAAAGTCAAGAAGATAATGGGTGGAAAGATTTCAATGCGCTATTAAGACTTTTgaatgttgaagatgaaatgtGTAAAAGAATATTTGATGACCAGGATACAATACTAAAATTCCACAAAATCGCCGAGAAGGCTCTAGTCTCGGACAATATAGAAGAAATCGCAGCATACAGCTTAAGAAATATTGTGAAAAATAGtcaaatcaaagaaatgaGTACATTGATGTcactctcttcttcattgaagGACAGGATTGTTATTTTGGAACGTCTTTCCAATTGTATTACAGATGACGTTAATAGTATTCAGGTTGATAACACAATTAGAAAGAAGTCCGGAGCTGCAGTAAAGTGGATCCAagatttgatttcattGAAGATAAGATATTATGATCTTGTGTCCCAACTTTCAAATGACCAGGCTCTAACTTACAAATATATAAACGAGGCTTTCGGAAAGTCAATCAACGAAATCAAAGTCTTTCCAGAGTTTTTGTCATTATACTTTGATACACTACTAAAATCACCGGATTCAAAtctcaaagaaaatattacGGTGGTAAAAAATTGCAtttacttcttcaaacttttcaagGACAAAGATACTTTCGAAGTTATATACCGCCAGCAGCTTTCTAGAAGACTTTTGCAACAGAAATCTGATATCAGCGAAGAGCAAGAattaattcttttactCCAAGAGGATGTCGGAGCCTCATACACTTCTAAATTAAGAGGCATGCTCAGAGATCTGCACCTTTCTAAAGCATTCATacagaagaacaagaaaatgttACCTTCGAATCAATTAGAATTGAACATCTTAACGCAAATGTTTTGGCCACTACAAAAATCCGATATGAACAAACAAGTTAATATACCCGATTCGCTAATCTCATTAAAATCTGACTTTGAAAAGTGTTATACTATGGTACACTCTGGTCGTCTTTTGGAATGGATGTATCATTTGAGCACCATCGAGATAGCTTATCAGTTCAGAGACTCATACCACGAACTTTCCATGCAGATGTACTGCGGTATAATATTTCTATTATTCAAAGATCATCAGTCTTTGACCTTCgatgaaattgttgaattgACTAACCTCCCCGTGCAAGAAGTGCGTCGAAATTTAATTTCGATGTCTATTGCTCCCAAAACTCGTATATTACGAAAGAGTCCGCCAGGTAAAACCGTTTCAAACGAAGATGTATTCTCGATAAACCAGGAGTTTTCTGCTCCTCAAAGAAAGGTAAAGGTTCTAATGGTTTTAATGAATAGTAATAATGGCAGACCACTTACTCCAAACGAAAATTCAAGGACGTCGATTGACAAGAAGTTACTTGATTCAAGATTGAGTGTAGTAAATGCAACAATAACAAGAATTATGAAACAAGAAAGGAAACTCCACCATTCGCAGCTTCAAGAAAGGGTATCAGCATCAGTGAATTTATTTGAGGTAAATACTAGCATGTTCAAGACAAGCTTGGAATACCTAATAAATAACGAATATATCCAAAGGGATTTTGACAATACAACCTTATATCATTATTTACCCTGAGAGTATTAAACATTATATAAACTAATCcttacttctttttgagtAGATTCTTTAAATTAGTAGCCATTTTTGCAACACCCTCTGTTTCCTTCCCGCAAACAGGGCATTTAGTTGATGTTTTCATCTTGTTCATGAAGCAGGAACTGCAAAAATAATGGTTACATTTCGTCTTTACTGGATTCTTATATTCGCCCTCACAAACCACGCACTTAAATGGAATCTCTTCAGAAATTAAATCATCAAGTAGctctttctctttggaTCCGTCTACCTGCCAATCCGTATTGAGTTTCCACCCGCCAGCAAAGTCATCACGAGAATGTAAAAATTTACAACTGTCACCATACCCACAAAACCCTGTTTTTTGGAAATCCTTACAAATATCCGGTTGATAATCTGTTACTGTTACtgttttcatatttttgcTTATAGGTTTCACAAATCCTGATGgtttattctttatttGTCGctctatttcttcatccacCTCTTGTTGTAAATCCAAACGTTCTTTTCTTCGCAGCTCTATCTCACGTGTATGTTcatctttctctttcgCTAAATACGTCTCATTGCTTTCAATCGATCCGTTATCGTTCTCGTCCTTTTTATCGTCATTAATCTCTGGTTTTACTGAAGAATCATCATTGTTATTTATGGGTATCGTCTCATCGTTTATCCGCTGCCTTTTATTGACCGAAGTCTTTTTAACAACACGCCTCTTGAACATGTTTATCCTaatttgtatatatatatatattgcaatcttctgctgctcTTAGACTAAGACAATGATTATCCAACTGATGTTCTTTGTACTTTGGCTTGGTTATCGTTTTTTGCTGTTCCAATTATTATCAACACtttaaagaaataaagGATTATTTAGGAACATTTAGTAAACTGCCTGGCAGttttaaaggaaaagaggGAAGAGAAATATATCTTGAACGTACAAAGCATCAACCAACACACTTGTTTTGGTATCCATTGACCgtgattttatttttggagTTAGTTTAGTATAAACTGATAAATACATTGGTATTTTGGTAAAGATTGACTCCTGGTTAAGACTGTGTGTTTTGTGCTATTAGGAGTTTACGTTAAGGACCCGCCTGATACGATGAGCGATAGCAAGGAAACTAGAGCTCAATTCTTAGATACAGATAAGGACGAGAGTAAGGTGAGTGGGAAAGCTAGTCAGACTCTCCGTAGtgctttgaagaagcaggagaaggagaaacaaaaacgaGGACAAGGGAAGGATGGCGGCGATGTAGATagtggaaaaaaagatgatgacgaaaaAATTGTTGACTCGTCACCATTGTTGAATAGTACACCACCAACCGTTTCCAAGGCTCTAGTAAAGCTTTACCCTTATCTGATTCTTTGTAATGAGATTTTGAGTTTAGTCACTTGGACTGGTGACGATGTTTGGAAAAGTGTTTTGATGGTGATATGCTATATAACAACGGTACTATACTTCCAAGTTGTGGTAAGATATTTTGGACACTTCTTGTTTGTAGGACTTTTGTGGGGTTACTCAGCGCTTGACAACTTTGTGGAGGATACTATTAAGGAGAAACCAACATTGGATGATATTGTGCATGTTATTACGTGTGTATACACCAAGGCAGATTTGCTACTTTCCCCATTGTCTGTTTGGACCACCAATGATATTAAAAGACTCTTGCTAACAATGGCTTTCTTATCGCCCATATACGTGATAGTATCgatctttattttttcatcACAAAAATTGGTATTAATATTAGGGATATACCTACTGACATACCACTCTTCATGGTCCCGGGttacaagaagattatTATGGAAGCTAAAAATAGTTAGACTACTGGTATTTTACATTACTGGGTTGGATTTGAGCGGTGTTAACAAACATCAAGGTGGAATCTTTGCTGCAGTTCAtaagaaagtgaaaaaacTGTCATCGAACTCTCTTAGTGCAGCTGACGCAGATGATGGGAAACCTATTAGGTTCACATATGTTTTATATGAAAATCAGAGACGTTGGCTAGGTATTGGTTGGACGGCGAATATGTTGACTTACGAGAGAAGCTCCTGGACAGATGAATTTTTGAACGAAGCCCCCTCACCTGAGCAATTCAAACTTCCAGAAGAAGCGAGTGGAATGGCTTGGAGGTGGGTGGATAAGACTTGGAGGCTTGATATGACAAACGATGGTGCCATTCAGCTATCGAGTTCGAGACCAAAAACTACAGCCTCCCCTGGCAAAGATGATGGATTTATTTATTATGACAATACATGGAAGAAGCCTTCCACTGAGGACTcttattcaaaatataCTAGGCGTCGTAGATGGATAAGAACAGCAGAATTGATAAGAACAGATAGTTTATCTACAGTGGAGTCATCCACAGATTCTGTTGATGGTGGTTCAGCACAACAAACATCCGGAAGcgaaagaaggaaaagtGTTAGAATAGAAGAGCCCGATAATGGCTCAACAGGTTCGATTAGCAACCAATCTAAtaattcaagaaaagtatCATTTAGCGAGACAAGTGACGTACGGATCATACCCGATAGCTCTTTCGAGGGGACCGGAGATGCAGATGATGAGAATAATTCTGAAGTCATAGAAAACAGTGCTAATGAAAACTTCCAACGTATTGAAACACCTAGCGGCTTAAAAACGAGGACCGCTCAGACACAACCGTCTACCGACAAACAGGTGGATCAAGATGAATCCTCCTCTACAACAACTAAAGTCTAAACCGGTTATTAATCACGTGCTACATTGCCCCCTCTAAGGGACGATGTAACAAGCACCTCTTGAAGAGGTGCCTGTACGTAAACGCACATGCGCACCAGGCCTGCGTATcaatatatactatatGCATATACACGGTATCTCCTAAAATCGAAGAGTAGAGCAAATGTCATTTCACACCAAAAATttagagaaagagagagcAACCTCTTATGATATTAAGTGGTTTCCCCAAGCTCTTAAAGTCTGGTATAAAAGTCATTAACAACACCCTTCAGACAATAGGAAAAGAGGTCATacaatagaaaaaaataaaagaatataaaaCAGGGATATTGTATGCCTCATTGGTAGTTTAACAGTAAATGCAGATAAATGcgtttattattttttcaGTTGGTGTTAGATTCCTATATCgttataatattaatacTAATCGCTCTCCTAATAGATTGTtagctcttcttttccacaaacaaaataaaaacggcctgttcttttcaattggaAATGGAATTATAAGTGTGTTTTACCacatctcatctcatttACAACTTGTTAACGTTGAAGGTTGGTGGCAAAGATTGCAACAACTTCTTAGCCTTGGCAGCGTCGTTGACAATTAGAGTGTACAAGTATCTGGAACCTCTTAGCTTGAACTTGGTTTGTCTGAAAGCCTTACcgttcttgttcaacttcttgttgatcttgACGGTAGCAGAGTTGACGTCTTGTCTTCTGATCAATTCCAAGAATTCCTTAATGTCAGCGATTTCCTTAGCCATTTTTGATTGATACTTTCTTAGGGTCGAAGCTACAATGTAAACACCAATAAAACAGTAATAACCAAGACTTAAACTAATATATCAAGCGTTATTAACAACTTTACAAGAGGGCTAAAGACTACTAAAACGTCTAAAATTGCACCAAGTTTGGTGAAACTAGCACTATTCGGAGCATTCGAGGCGATGAGATTTGGTTGGTGAAATTTCGCTGGGTACAAGCAAGCtagggaaaaaaaacatgCCTGTATGTTACATGTGATGTACGGATTTATTGCTCTAATTATGCGGGGCATGGGTGTTAACAACCACAATTCCAACATTCCTCTGCTTCTCATGAGAGGGATCTTGTACCAGGAAAGCGTTTGGTCCTTCCTAATATGGTATCAACCCTcttttttctattcttttttgggTGTCAGGGTGTTAGAtgttttatatttttgtGATGTATGGGTGTATATGAGAAAACAGGGACGTTCTATAGTCATCGTCATGTGATCACAAGTGGTTGGGTATTTCCCTGGCCCCGCACACAAAACTCCCCCCCCAAGTAAAGTGAGAAAGTgagtcagtcagtcagtcagtccTGTATGATCCTGCTTGTTAATGAAGTGCACTCGCTGTACGTTTTAGAGCGACTGGTAGGTATACGAAACCGATACATTAAAAATAGCTATATTTGGCTgatttatatatagatagatGTATAGATATTTTGCCTCTTCACAAAACATCTTCCATTTCAACGCCTTCgagctcttcttcttcttgatcgtGTTCTTGTGCCTGGTCTAATTGTTCCTGTGCGAGCTGTTCTGCATCTTCTGAGTTTTGGGCTAGCTCACCAAGAGTAGCAGCTCTCTCAGCTTCCTTCAACTTTTTATATTCCGATTTCAAAGTATATTTCAATGCGTAAGGACCCTTCTTGACTAACATTGCGACTTGGTCTAACGATTCCTTCAAATATGCCTCCGGCTGTCTAGTTCTCTCTTTCAAACCCTTCAAGGACCAATAATCGTACTCATCAAATAGCTTGAATAAAAGATCCAAGAGCTCTTTCTTTGGCAAACGGATGGCCCTTGcattgttcttcttctccttcccGACTTTCAAGAACTTGGAGGTATCTGATCTCATCGACATACCAGCATTACTCATTGTAACACCAGGCGTTTGATCGAGCACTGTGACCGTTGGTTTATGGATATTTCTCACGATTTGTCTTCTGTGTTCCACGATAGTGTGGTAGTTTGGATCGTCAATAGATGGCATGACTTGACATTCATGGTAAACTTTCCCTGTGATGGCTGTCTTCTTGGGAATGGTTTTCACATACGGAATGTATCTGTCTCTACCATCTCTATCGGTCATCACACGGTGTTGGAATCTCCTCTTGTTGTACTTACGCTTCATTTGttgctgtttcttcttcatctctTCCTCTCTTTCCTGTTTCCTTAAATATGCCTGTCTTTGCAACTCTGGGTTGGACTCCAACTCCTTAGCAAACTGCtggtacttcttcaagttctgtTCCGTGAATACATACTCGTTCGCAACCTCCTTCTTCGTTAGTTCGAGGTCATATTCGTGAGGAATATCCTTGTTATCCTCGTCCTCATTCAACAATAACTGGATAGAGTGGTCGCTATTATTGATACGCACCTTACCCAACTCTTGTCCATGCAACCGCGTACGATCTCTCCACTTCTCAGCTAGAAACTTGGGTAGACGAACAAGCcaaatcttcttcctggCACACGATAGATCCAAGTCCAAGGACTCCTCGTAcaccttcttttcgttATTCTCAATATCGTTACCATCGAACGCTTCTTCCCCAACTTCCTCCACCAAATCTTTACCACTGGACTCTGACATTGCTTCCCAGGATACCTATCTAAACAAAAGTCGGTCACTAGTTGTCTCTCCCAGCTTTTGTTCCGCTGTGTTCTCTCGTTTCAAAGGGCAAAGAAAGCTTTAGCTCTACTTCAATTTGAAGGTTTGcatattattttataaaactttattattattattattattagtattaattattaaaagagagaaagcCCTGCTGAACATAGCATATGGGGGAAACAGAGTTGGAAACCTCTGGGATAAAGCATTGTAGAATAACCCTTGTTGGTAAGATAGTATACACACATGGCTAATAGTGTGCATCCGGTGGAGATTAGGTACAGTGGAAAGTCGGATAACTCCGAAAAACCGGAGACCCATGGAACGTCATCGCCATCGGTGTCGCTAGAAGACAGCTGCAATGAGTATATACACGAGATATTAGTCGAGTGGGAGTCCCATGAGTCCCAATACAACGTAGTCCCACTGAAAAGAGTGAAAGTTGCACTATTTCCGTTACTTGTGGCATTACGTAAGAAGGAGCTAGGTCCCGTGCAACTAAATCAGCTTGCCAATGTCTTGGATGGCATTCTCGAAGAAGACTTCAGCAGGGCTAAACAGGAGTACTTGACGTTGAGTATTGGGAAGGGGAAGTTTCCCATTGGGCTCACGAATGTTGGTATTCACGAGAGGAAGCAGGTACAGAGCTCGCAGGCCGAACAAAATATGATTCTTGACGATTGGTGTGTGAATATTAAAAGGCTCATAAATTTCAAACAATGGTTAATCACTCATCACACAGATACAGGGGAGCAACCAAAGCCCCAGGGACAGTAAAATAAACAAGAATGGGAGGCATTGTGAGTGGAATGGTTCAATCCACTGCTACGGATTTTGGGACCGACTATGCGATGGAAAAGTACGAAGAGTTCATGGGCACGAAGTTCCAGCCGGTAAAGGATCCGTACTATGTGGAAATGAGCGATGGGAAACGGGTTCGCCGGCGTTTGCCTGCATACTGCACCAAGCAAGAGACCAAGACCTGGAAAAGGCTCCAGAACCGTGCATGGTACGATGATAGATGTTTTCTTGGCTGTGGGTACCTTTGGATCGACTGGGGCATCGGATGGGCTACGGTGTTATCTTTGATTCCGGTGATTGGACCTGTGTTGATGTATCTGGTGCACAGTTCTACGATTGAATATGCGCGAAAGCGGTACGAGCTACCGGAGAGCCTGGTTCTGAAGATGCACGGCAATATCATGTTTGATCTATTGATCTCGCTTCCACCAGTTATAGGGACGCTGTTTGCATGGATGAGCCAGTGTTCGACGAGGAACGCTGCTATGGTGTACAATTATGTGTGCAAGGCGTCGTGGGCGCGCGAGCAGGCCCAGAGGGAGCAGGGGATCCACCCGCAGGGTCCCTCTGAGCACACGGCACCGCTGCCTGGCCAAGGTGCCGGGCCAGCTGCAGctactaccaccaccaaaACTGGGCTCAATTAGACATCACGTgtgtatcacgtgacccTACCCGCGCGTATATATTGTCTCATAACTCCGTGCACCACGGCCACAATTACCACCAACAGCCCATTCACATTGGAATATAGAAAGTGTATACACACATGTATAGCATACACGCATGTATAGCAACACGAAttgagcagcagcagcagtttcagcagcagcagcagcacaaCACCCACCAATCTTCCCACTTGCAATGCAactcaaagaaaacaggGTCTGGATCGACGGGTGCTTCGACTTCACGCACCACGGCCACTCGGGAGCCATACTGCAGGCCAGAAGAACGATCCCTCTGGACCAGCAGCAAGGAGCAGCGTTGATCTGCGGCGTGCACAATGATGCCGACATCGAGTTCAACAAGGGGGGCAAGCCAGTGatgcaagaagaagaacggtACGAGCACACTTTGAGCAACCGATGGTGCGATGAAATAGTGCGCGATGCGCCGTATGTGACAGACCACCGGGTCTTGGACGCATATGGGTGCAAGTACGTGGTTCACGGGGACGACATAACGTTGGACCACGATGGGAAGGACTGTTACCAGGAGATGAAGGACATGGGCCGGTTCAAAGTGGTGAAGAGGACCGAGGGAGTGAGTACGACAGAGATTATAGATAGAATATTGCGCGACAAGGGACAAAACCCGCACACGGGCGAGGTGGACAGCGAGGCATTGAAGCGGTACAGCAGCGATAAATCAGGGTACAGGCCATGGTGTTGGGTATTTGGGCGTGATTTTGACGATGTGGTTGTAGAAGGGCGCGGCCAATTGGGGAACGGGAATCAATGGACCGTTGTACAAGAGTCCGATGGCTTTGATCTGTTCAATGTGGGCCACATCCAGCAATTGCGAAAGCTCAAGGAACAGGGCAAGCTTGTGTGTTGCAGCATGGGGACAGATCCAGCACGCCATGTGTACATGACACTCGAGGAAAGATGTTTGAGCGTGTTGAGCTGCGAATACGTGGATGCAGTAGTGCTAAAACCTGAACCGCAACTAACAGCAGGACATAGTACTAGTACTGACACGGTCACGATCACCACCTCGCTTAAACCCGAAATCATAAACCGAATCAGCGTTAACAGAGATCATTATgttaaaagaaatataaaaaaggGCGTTACGTATGATCATTAGaatgtatgtatgtgtatatacatacaatTATGTAGGGAAAAAGTCTTTTGTTTATCCGTTCGTTTGAATGCAAACCTAGTTACTTCTCTAGTAGTGCGATTGACTGTTGGAGCCTCTGCGAGACTTATTGTACACGGGCTTGATTTCTCCGGTTTCGATCAAGTCCTCGATTTCGTCACCTGGCTTACCCCAGTTGCCCTTACCGGACCCTTGCTTCTTGACAGCGTTTGGAGCCTCGCCGAAATGGCCATTGTGGGTGAAGAAACGGGAGTCTGCCTTGGCTTCGCGGTTAGTCcatttgtttgttcttgcCATGATGTAGTATTTGTTGTGTAAATGTGTTGTTGTGTACTTGTTTGTTGTACTTGGGGAAGGAGGTAAAGAGTAAACAATACAAAAGACAATACAAATTGTAAAAGGGAAGGGCGGCAAAATCGAATGGGGAGTGAGAAACAAGACAAGACCAGATCCATCCTATTTATACTGTTTACGCGCGCGAGAGGTGGACGCTCTGCTGGGTGGACAATTTCGTTGGAATAAGGGGCGGCTATTGTCTCCGTGGTTACCGCCGGAGACACAAGGAAAAGGCCAGCCTGTATTCTCTAGTAGCTACTAGCAGCTGCTACTAGTTACTTCTATACGACCAGCACGCCACTATGTTGTGCTACTAATACTATAACACTATAACACCATAGTAATAGTATCCGAAAATATACGATGCTATGGACTACCACAGTACAGTGGCGCAGGGCAGCCGGGGTTTccccattttttttttctttttccggATTTCAGGGGGGTGGCTGCGCTGCTGAAATGGAGAAGGGGGCAACCAAACAACGGGGCGACGTAATGAAAGTAAAATGTTGGAAAAGGCAGGCAGGGCTAGGGCGGTGTACGGAGTGATCATTTTCAGATCATGGAGCGATCAGGGAGTTGGGAGGGGAGGAGAGCCAGgccaaagaaagaggaagtCTCCGGAACAGCTGGCGTAGCCGGTGTATACAACGTAGTCGGGTGTTAGAAAGGGTACTTACTACTGCTACCCCTGCAATACCACTACATTGCACAGGTCTGTGTATAGCATAGCATAGCATAGTATAAGTATACACTTTACAAGGGACTCCTCCCCTAGAGAATCCTGGGCCCGTGGCATGCGTACCCGTGTTCCCTGAGGAATCGACACAAGCGGTCACAGTGGCCGAGTGGTTAAGGCGATGCCCTGCTATACTTAGATAGAGAGGCATTGGACTTTGTCTTCGCAGGTTCGAATCCTGTCTGTGACgccatctttttttttcatttccaatttttttccaatttttttttaactccaatttccaatttctAATCTCCTCCTCTCCTGGGCCGAACACCTTCTATGCAGTGAACCGGTAAAGCGGTGAAACGgtgaaattttttttttattattattattattatctgtGGCTTCACGTGACGACTGAAAGTGACGCAAAACGGCCAAACGGCCAAAACGGCTAGCCTAGCAGCCTCTCAGTTCCGATCCGCTCCAATTTGAACTTTATTCCAACTTGATCTCAACTTGATTCGACCTTTAATCGGGGAAGCCAAGGTCCAAAACCCGGCTTAACCCTGTCTTGGCCCTGGGCTGACCCTAGCTTAACCCTGTCTTGGCCTAAAATCGGCCCTGTCGTCACTATCCTGTCACacttttttccttgtttcctttctcgaaacaaatgaaaattcGTACCAAAAGCCGcatagtatatataataatattaatacaGAGACacattattttatttcaacACCATACAAAGGTTGATTCACTGAAAAGAACCCCCGAAACCGACTTCAGGACGTTTGTCATTTGTGGTAGTGTGTCTGCCCATACCATTATTCCActcgatttttttttaatttaaaAAATGGATCCTACAAAGGACCCAAACTTCAAGTCGCCTCAGGAACTAGACAACGAGTCCCTCCAGTCGAACACCGATATCCCCAAAATTGGGCCCATTATCCCATACGTTTTGGCAGATTATAACTCTGCCATCGATAAACCGATCCATCCTCGCAAGTACAAGAAAAATGCGATGAAACGGAAGCTGGCAGCGTCGATGACTCCAAACAAGGACGCTTCCAAGAACaatgcttcttcttcttctggtggtggtagCGGTGGTGGTTCCGGGTCTGGCCATGGGTCTAAGAACGGGATCATTCCGATGAAACAGGAGGAGTTGCAACCGGTTTCTGCTGAGACCAGCAGTGGTTCTGAGTCGGAAACTAGCGACTCAGAGTCGTTGGGTGCGCAGCCAGACCCAATTGACGAAGCAGCCACGGCAGTAGCGAAGGTAGCTGCAGCTGCAGCTGCTGTTAATAACACTGTGTCAGCAGTTGCTGCAGAATTTAACGATCCATCGGCCGTGGATCCAACAACATCGACGTCAGAATTCGTCGACTCCTCCTCATCAGTGCCGGCCGTCGACCCTGAAATCACATCGAGAATCCACAAGTTCCAAATCGCAGACCTTGAGGAAGTCCCCCACGGTATCACACGACAGGCCAACAACTTGAAGGACTACCAGTTCCCAACACACAGGCTGAAACACCGTCTCAGAAACCCAAACAAACTACCGTTGGTCATTGTTGCGTGCGGGTCCTTCTCGCCCATAACGTATCTCCACTTGCGGATGTTCGAGATGGCCCTCGACGCCATCAGCGAGCAGACCCGTTTCGAGGTCATTGGTGGTTACTACAGTCCCGTCAGCGATAACTACCAGAAACCTGGGTTGGCGCCAGCGCACCATAGGGTACGGATGTGCGAGTTGGGGTGCGAGAGAACGTCGTCGTGGCTTATGGTCGACGCCTGGGAGTCCCTCCAGCCAACTTACACCAGAACCGCAATGGTCTTGGACCATTTCAACGAGGAGATTAACGTCAAGCGCAAGGGTGTCATCAAGAACGACTTGGGCGAGCGGATGGGCGT
This genomic interval from Kluyveromyces marxianus DMKU3-1042 DNA, complete genome, chromosome 4 contains the following:
- the CUL3 gene encoding cullin CUL3; its protein translation is MPNIKPIISSRRYSRKVESTNEHWEILEDGINKIFQGKVSELSFEKLYTTVYGLVLNKNGPQLQRMLSKLLSYHFGIVRDTLEQQTGLDALESLNLQWDEQKVYLRQISDVFIYMDLVYSKRENKPDVSSLGSRLFVNQVIEPVSDMLKESLIDEINKARTTFNEYAGLEIVKNAISVLAKLEMKEGMSSIFLTDFEPFLLERSEIYYKSLHERLQQSQEDNGWKDFNALLRLLNVEDEMCKRIFDDQDTILKFHKIAEKALVSDNIEEIAAYSLRNIVKNSQIKEMSTLMSLSSSLKDRIVILERLSNCITDDVNSIQVDNTIRKKSGAAVKWIQDLISLKIRYYDLVSQLSNDQALTYKYINEAFGKSINEIKVFPEFLSLYFDTLLKSPDSNLKENITVVKNCIYFFKLFKDKDTFEVIYRQQLSRRLLQQKSDISEEQELILLLQEDVGASYTSKLRGMLRDLHLSKAFIQKNKKMLPSNQLELNILTQMFWPLQKSDMNKQVNIPDSLISLKSDFEKCYTMVHSGRLLEWMYHLSTIEIAYQFRDSYHELSMQMYCGIIFLLFKDHQSLTFDEIVELTNLPVQEVRRNLISMSIAPKTRILRKSPPGKTVSNEDVFSINQEFSAPQRKVKVLMVLMNSNNGRPLTPNENSRTSIDKKLLDSRLSVVNATITRIMKQERKLHHSQLQERVSASVNLFEVNTSMFKTSLEYLINNEYIQRDFDNTTLYHYLP
- the CWC24 gene encoding U2-type spliceosomal complex subunit CWC24, which gives rise to MFKRRVVKKTSVNKRQRINDETIPINNNDDSSVKPEINDDKKDENDNGSIESNETYLAKEKDEHTREIELRRKERLDLQQEVDEEIERQIKNKPSGFVKPISKNMKTVTVTDYQPDICKDFQKTGFCGYGDSCKFLHSRDDFAGGWKLNTDWQVDGSKEKELLDDLISEEIPFKCVVCEGEYKNPVKTKCNHYFCSSCFMNKMKTSTKCPVCGKETEGVAKMATNLKNLLKKK
- the PEX30 gene encoding PEX28-32 family peroxisomal membrane protein, which produces MSDSKETRAQFLDTDKDESKVSGKASQTLRSALKKQEKEKQKRGQGKDGGDVDSGKKDDDEKIVDSSPLLNSTPPTVSKALVKLYPYLILCNEILSLVTWTGDDVWKSVLMVICYITTVLYFQVVVRYFGHFLFVGLLWGYSALDNFVEDTIKEKPTLDDIVHVITCVYTKADLLLSPLSVWTTNDIKRLLLTMAFLSPIYVIVSIFIFSSQKLVLILGIYLLTYHSSWSRVTRRLLWKLKIVRLLVFYITGLDLSGVNKHQGGIFAAVHKKVKKLSSNSLSAADADDGKPIRFTYVLYENQRRWLGIGWTANMLTYERSSWTDEFLNEAPSPEQFKLPEEASGMAWRWVDKTWRLDMTNDGAIQLSSSRPKTTASPGKDDGFIYYDNTWKKPSTEDSYSKYTRRRRWIRTAELIRTDSLSTVESSTDSVDGGSAQQTSGSERRKSVRIEEPDNGSTGSISNQSNNSRKVSFSETSDVRIIPDSSFEGTGDADDENNSEVIENSANENFQRIETPSGLKTRTAQTQPSTDKQVDQDESSSTTTKV
- the RPL38 gene encoding 60S ribosomal protein eL38, yielding MAKEIADIKEFLELIRRQDVNSATVKINKKLNKNGKAFRQTKFKLRGSRYLYTLIVNDAAKAKKLLQSLPPTFNVNKL
- the TFG2 gene encoding transcription factor IIF subunit TFG2, whose product is MSESSGKDLVEEVGEEAFDGNDIENNEKKVYEESLDLDLSCARKKIWLVRLPKFLAEKWRDRTRLHGQELGKVRINNSDHSIQLLLNEDEDNKDIPHEYDLELTKKEVANEYVFTEQNLKKYQQFAKELESNPELQRQAYLRKQEREEEMKKKQQQMKRKYNKRRFQHRVMTDRDGRDRYIPYVKTIPKKTAITGKVYHECQVMPSIDDPNYHTIVEHRRQIVRNIHKPTVTVLDQTPGVTMSNAGMSMRSDTSKFLKVGKEKKNNARAIRLPKKELLDLLFKLFDEYDYWSLKGLKERTRQPEAYLKESLDQVAMLVKKGPYALKYTLKSEYKKLKEAERAATLGELAQNSEDAEQLAQEQLDQAQEHDQEEEELEGVEMEDVL